A genomic stretch from Bordetella sp. N includes:
- the phnD gene encoding phosphonate ABC transporter substrate-binding protein encodes MLRRTFLALITTAALSTTAHAQDGKTLNFGIISTESSTNLKSAWQPVIDDLSKALGVEVKPFFASDYAGIIEGMRFNKVQMAWYGNLSAIEAVDRAQGEVFAHVIAKDGSPGYWSVLVTAKDGPVKSVDDVLKNGKSMSYGAGDPNSTSGTAVPGYYLWGANKVDPKTFFKNYRVSNHETNLMSAMNKQVDVAITNTEAIDRYRIATGKNPEDQIRILWKSPLIPADPIVYRKDLPAAEKEKIQAFFLNYGKTEDQAKKLAALTYKGFTKSDNGQLIPIRQINLAGQRAKIENDTTLSAAEKQKKTAEIDAKLADLAKQVASAK; translated from the coding sequence ATGCTACGCAGAACCTTTCTCGCCCTGATCACCACCGCGGCCCTGTCCACCACGGCCCACGCGCAGGACGGAAAAACCTTGAACTTCGGCATCATCTCGACCGAATCCTCGACCAACCTGAAGTCCGCTTGGCAGCCCGTCATCGACGACTTGAGCAAGGCGCTGGGTGTCGAGGTCAAGCCCTTCTTCGCGTCGGACTACGCCGGCATCATCGAAGGCATGCGCTTCAACAAGGTGCAGATGGCCTGGTACGGCAACCTGTCGGCCATCGAAGCGGTGGACCGTGCGCAGGGTGAAGTGTTCGCCCACGTGATCGCCAAGGACGGCAGCCCGGGTTACTGGTCGGTGCTGGTCACCGCCAAAGACGGTCCGGTCAAGTCGGTCGACGACGTGCTGAAGAACGGCAAGTCCATGAGCTACGGCGCCGGCGATCCCAACTCCACGTCGGGCACCGCCGTGCCGGGCTACTACCTGTGGGGCGCCAACAAGGTCGATCCCAAGACCTTCTTCAAGAACTACCGTGTGTCGAACCACGAAACCAACCTGATGTCGGCGATGAACAAGCAGGTCGACGTGGCGATCACCAACACCGAAGCCATCGACCGTTATCGGATTGCCACCGGCAAGAACCCGGAAGACCAGATCCGCATCCTGTGGAAGTCGCCGCTGATCCCGGCCGACCCTATCGTCTATCGCAAGGATCTGCCCGCCGCCGAGAAGGAGAAAATCCAGGCCTTCTTCCTGAACTACGGCAAGACCGAAGACCAGGCCAAGAAGCTGGCAGCCCTGACGTACAAGGGCTTCACCAAGTCCGACAACGGTCAGCTGATCCCGATCCGCCAGATCAACCTGGCCGGTCAACGCGCCAAGATCGAAAACGACACGACCCTGAGCGCCGCGGAAAAGCAGAAGAAGACGGCCGAGATCGACGCCAAGCTGGCGGATCTGGCCAAGCAAGTGGCTTCCGCCAAATAA
- a CDS encoding acyltransferase: protein MGLLRTLFALSVVLDHSPYNQGNVLVGGRLAVQLFYVISGFLISYILNANDTYRSTARFYTNRALRIYPTYLAVAAIALAVNLVANPAFMQVYDRIPPIADLCLVLANVFIFGQDWIMFAGIKNGLLTWTGSFANSDVPLYDGLLVPQAWTLGVELSFYLIAPFILRSLRAVLLLFVASLVLRVVLLELGVAQSDPWSYRFFPLELALFLAGALSHRLLLPFFERLSQRVRYLPETATALFVLYTLFHFSVTLNHNVRDALVLMAFATFLPLTFIFQSRYRLDKKIGQLSYPIYICHAVVMLLVAQLATYLGITNALAISSLNALFSIAAAWLLYQGIDRRIERLRQRVKTDSPASSGTAADALRRA from the coding sequence ATGGGCCTGCTCAGAACATTGTTCGCCCTTTCTGTGGTGCTCGATCACTCCCCCTATAACCAGGGGAACGTGCTGGTCGGTGGACGCCTGGCCGTGCAGCTCTTCTATGTGATTTCAGGCTTCCTGATCTCCTACATCCTCAACGCCAACGACACGTATCGCAGCACCGCCCGCTTCTACACGAATCGCGCGCTGCGCATCTATCCGACATACCTGGCGGTGGCTGCCATCGCCCTGGCGGTGAACCTGGTCGCCAATCCCGCGTTCATGCAGGTCTATGACCGTATTCCTCCAATCGCCGACCTCTGTCTGGTGCTGGCGAACGTGTTCATCTTCGGCCAGGACTGGATCATGTTCGCCGGCATCAAGAACGGCCTGCTGACGTGGACCGGTTCCTTTGCCAACAGCGACGTGCCGCTCTACGACGGCCTGCTGGTACCGCAGGCGTGGACACTGGGTGTGGAACTGAGCTTCTACCTGATCGCGCCGTTCATCCTGCGCTCGCTGCGCGCGGTGTTGTTGTTGTTCGTGGCGTCGCTGGTCTTGCGCGTGGTGCTGCTGGAGCTCGGCGTCGCGCAGAGCGACCCCTGGTCATACCGTTTCTTCCCGCTGGAACTGGCGCTGTTCCTGGCCGGCGCCCTGTCGCATCGCCTGCTGCTGCCCTTCTTTGAAAGGCTGAGCCAGCGCGTGCGCTACCTGCCGGAAACCGCGACCGCGCTGTTCGTGCTGTACACCTTGTTTCACTTCTCGGTGACCTTGAACCACAATGTGCGCGACGCGTTGGTGCTGATGGCCTTCGCCACCTTCCTGCCGCTGACCTTTATTTTCCAGTCGCGTTATCGGCTGGACAAAAAAATCGGGCAGCTGAGCTACCCGATCTATATCTGCCATGCCGTCGTGATGCTGCTGGTGGCGCAGTTGGCCACCTATCTGGGGATCACGAACGCCTTGGCGATTTCCAGCTTGAACGCGCTGTTTTCGATCGCGGCGGCCTGGCTCCTGTATCAGGGCATAGACCGCCGCATCGAACGCCTGCGTCAGCGCGTCAAGACTGACTCGCCCGCATCGTCAGGCACGGCTGCCGATGCTTTGCGGCGCGCCTGA
- a CDS encoding alpha-D-ribose 1-methylphosphonate 5-triphosphate diphosphatase produces MNTSVSPLPLLSGIAGRRVLTADGLRAARIGFSGDRIAPGASATPLLDAGDLLVLPGIIDLHGDAFERAVMPRPGVTFPHDNALQDVDRQLLANGITTEFHGVTLSWEGGLRGEPYAERMFDALARMRATLGARHNVHLRFETHHVGGVEIAREWIEAGKVQFLALNDHLPSMAKRLGDDPKLLQAAHRAECDLATFQERIRAAMSCADEVANAMRELTECAKQAGLEVASHDDPDPATRRYYHQMGCRIAEFPLTTEVAHVARELGDYTVFGGPNVVRGRSHTNAPSATEMIKTGLCDILTSDYYYPAPLAATMKLVADGVLPLAQAWALVSRNPARAAGLRDQGSLEPGMLADAIIVDDSVPGVPRVCAAIVGGSLRYAAQQFDMERLQQAQAA; encoded by the coding sequence ATGAACACATCCGTCTCTCCCCTCCCTCTCCTCTCCGGCATCGCAGGCCGCCGCGTCCTTACCGCGGACGGTCTGCGCGCCGCCCGCATCGGCTTCAGCGGCGACCGCATCGCCCCCGGTGCCAGCGCCACGCCCCTGCTGGACGCCGGTGACCTGCTGGTCCTGCCCGGCATCATCGACCTCCACGGCGACGCCTTCGAACGCGCCGTCATGCCGCGCCCCGGCGTCACGTTTCCCCACGACAACGCCCTGCAGGACGTCGACCGCCAACTGCTGGCCAACGGCATCACCACCGAGTTTCACGGCGTCACCCTGTCCTGGGAAGGCGGCCTGCGCGGCGAACCCTACGCCGAACGCATGTTCGACGCCCTGGCCCGCATGCGCGCCACGCTGGGCGCGCGCCACAACGTCCACCTGCGCTTCGAAACCCACCACGTCGGCGGCGTCGAAATCGCGCGTGAATGGATCGAAGCCGGCAAGGTGCAGTTCCTGGCCCTGAACGATCACCTGCCCAGCATGGCCAAGCGCCTGGGCGACGACCCCAAGCTGCTGCAGGCCGCCCACCGCGCCGAATGCGACCTGGCCACGTTCCAGGAGCGCATCCGCGCCGCCATGTCCTGCGCCGACGAAGTGGCCAACGCCATGCGCGAACTGACCGAATGCGCCAAGCAGGCCGGGCTGGAAGTGGCCTCGCACGACGACCCCGATCCCGCGACGCGCCGCTATTACCACCAGATGGGCTGCCGCATCGCCGAGTTCCCGCTGACCACCGAAGTGGCCCACGTCGCTCGCGAGCTTGGCGACTACACCGTCTTCGGCGGCCCCAACGTCGTGCGCGGGCGCAGCCATACCAATGCCCCCAGCGCCACCGAGATGATCAAGACGGGCCTGTGCGACATCCTCACATCCGACTACTACTACCCCGCGCCGCTGGCGGCGACCATGAAGCTGGTCGCCGACGGCGTGCTGCCCCTGGCCCAGGCCTGGGCGCTGGTCTCGCGTAACCCGGCCCGCGCCGCCGGCCTGCGCGACCAGGGCTCGCTGGAGCCGGGCATGCTGGCCGACGCCATCATCGTCGATGACAGCGTGCCTGGCGTGCCTCGCGTCTGCGCCGCCATCGTCGGCGGCAGCCTGCGCTATGCCGCGCAGCAGTTCGACATGGAGCGGCTGCAACAGGCCCAGGCCGCCTGA
- the phnG gene encoding phosphonate C-P lyase system protein PhnG — MDTHTPPTAAQAARAAWMRVLALADSAALAAAYQALGPLPASRPLRAPEVGMTMVRGRAGGTGEQFNLGEMSVTRCAMVFDQGVVGTAYVQGRSLRHAEQAAILDGLLQMDDWSESVQTIVIAPLAQVQEARRARRAAEAAQTRVEFFTMVRGEN; from the coding sequence ATGGATACGCACACTCCCCCAACCGCCGCCCAGGCCGCTCGCGCCGCATGGATGCGCGTCCTGGCCCTCGCCGATAGCGCCGCGTTGGCCGCGGCCTATCAGGCCCTGGGACCGCTGCCGGCGTCCCGCCCGCTGCGCGCGCCGGAAGTCGGCATGACCATGGTTCGTGGTCGCGCCGGCGGCACCGGGGAACAGTTCAACCTTGGGGAGATGTCCGTCACGCGCTGCGCCATGGTCTTCGACCAAGGCGTGGTCGGCACGGCTTACGTGCAAGGCCGTTCGCTGCGCCATGCCGAGCAGGCCGCCATCCTGGACGGCCTGTTGCAGATGGACGACTGGTCGGAGTCCGTGCAGACCATCGTCATTGCCCCGCTGGCCCAGGTTCAGGAAGCCCGCCGCGCCCGCCGCGCCGCCGAAGCGGCGCAGACCCGCGTCGAGTTTTTCACCATGGTCCGTGGAGAGAATTGA
- the phnF gene encoding phosphonate metabolism transcriptional regulator PhnF, which produces MFERRSGIAVWRQIGEALAMDIRNKLYNPGEQLPPEPELAAKFAVNRHTIRRAMGELEQIGLVRIEQGRGTFVQEHAIDYAIGKRTRFSENLRSQGLLGHVEVLGSQAERVSDIAVQLGLPRSTTLLRVQLLGKAENRTINVSDHYFEEKRFPGFADKLKEAKSISKVYKQFGIQDYTRKWSRITAALPDEANARLLNQPKTRPIIQIESLNVDAEGRPLQYGITRFAGDWVQLMITGDD; this is translated from the coding sequence ATGTTCGAACGACGATCAGGCATTGCGGTTTGGCGGCAGATCGGCGAGGCGCTGGCGATGGATATTCGCAACAAGCTCTACAACCCGGGGGAACAGTTGCCGCCCGAGCCGGAGCTGGCGGCGAAGTTCGCGGTGAATCGCCATACGATCCGGCGCGCCATGGGCGAGCTGGAGCAGATCGGGCTGGTGCGCATCGAACAGGGGCGTGGAACGTTCGTGCAGGAACATGCCATCGATTACGCCATCGGCAAGCGCACGCGGTTTTCGGAGAACCTGCGCAGCCAGGGGCTGTTGGGGCATGTGGAGGTGCTGGGCAGCCAGGCCGAGCGGGTGTCCGACATTGCCGTGCAGCTGGGGTTGCCGCGGTCCACCACATTGTTGCGGGTGCAATTGCTCGGCAAGGCCGAGAATCGCACCATCAATGTGTCGGATCATTATTTCGAAGAGAAGCGCTTTCCGGGGTTCGCGGACAAGTTGAAGGAAGCGAAGTCGATTTCGAAGGTCTACAAGCAGTTCGGGATCCAGGATTACACGCGTAAATGGTCCCGCATCACGGCGGCTTTGCCGGACGAGGCCAATGCGCGCTTGCTGAATCAGCCGAAGACGCGGCCCATCATCCAGATCGAGTCCCTGAACGTCGATGCCGAAGGGCGACCGCTGCAATACGGCATCACCCGCTTCGCGGGAGATTGGGTGCAGTTGATGATCACAGGGGATGATTGA
- the phnN gene encoding phosphonate metabolism protein/1,5-bisphosphokinase (PRPP-forming) PhnN: MTTPHSDAGRDVQPQGPRRDDDRQARSPRNGSRLIYVMGASGSGKDTLLRLARARLDGTDRVLIAHRYITRPGGADEASIYLDPDEHARRAALGCFALHWASHGLAYGIGVEIDAWMAAGITVLVNGSRAYLPQASARYPGLCAVTIRVDAGTLQSRLANRGRESAEDIAARLARAEASFDVPPDCEMVTLDNNGVADDAAAELLAIARRRCHA; this comes from the coding sequence ATGACCACGCCCCATTCCGATGCCGGCCGTGATGTGCAGCCTCAGGGCCCGCGCCGCGACGACGACCGCCAGGCCAGGTCGCCCCGCAATGGCAGCCGCCTGATCTACGTCATGGGCGCCTCGGGCAGCGGCAAGGACACGCTGCTGCGCCTGGCGCGCGCTCGGCTGGATGGCACGGACCGCGTGCTGATCGCGCATCGCTACATCACCCGCCCCGGTGGCGCTGACGAAGCCTCCATTTATCTGGACCCTGATGAACACGCCCGCCGTGCCGCCCTGGGCTGCTTTGCCCTGCACTGGGCCAGCCATGGCCTGGCCTATGGGATAGGTGTGGAAATCGATGCCTGGATGGCGGCCGGCATCACGGTGCTGGTCAACGGCTCGCGCGCGTATCTGCCGCAAGCCAGCGCCCGCTACCCGGGCCTGTGCGCCGTGACCATCCGTGTGGACGCCGGCACCTTGCAAAGCCGCCTGGCCAATCGCGGACGCGAAAGCGCCGAAGACATCGCCGCCCGTTTGGCGCGCGCCGAAGCCAGCTTCGACGTGCCGCCGGATTGCGAGATGGTCACCTTGGACAACAACGGCGTCGCCGACGACGCGGCGGCGGAACTGCTCGCCATTGCACGCCGGCGCTGCCACGCTTGA
- a CDS encoding DUF1045 domain-containing protein — protein MGLEVPATVTASANPAPSTLAAHRYAVYLAPVGDWRAIGTQWLGRDEQSGADLARAPGDDPRRHAWTEAPRHYGLHATLKPPFRLAPGTDAASLDGAMRALAAAHRPFGIALELRTLRGFLAWCLVENELSWATDQGDVAAGRAALHALADDAVRRIDPWRAPPTQAELTRRLRADLDPAQRAMLEAWGYPYVLDTFKFHMTLTGNLADTDLAAARAQLEALGAGKLDRPMPVDAVTVYVQPTPDAPFVVGRHYGFDGATRDGAGAPYLPMAKDKQ, from the coding sequence GTGGGCTTGGAAGTTCCAGCGACCGTCACAGCTTCGGCAAACCCCGCCCCGTCGACCCTGGCGGCTCACCGCTACGCGGTCTACCTTGCCCCCGTGGGCGACTGGCGCGCCATCGGCACGCAGTGGCTGGGCCGCGACGAACAGAGCGGCGCGGATCTCGCCCGCGCGCCCGGCGACGACCCGCGTCGGCATGCGTGGACCGAGGCGCCCCGCCACTACGGCCTGCATGCCACCTTGAAGCCGCCCTTCCGGCTGGCGCCGGGCACGGATGCCGCCAGCCTGGACGGCGCCATGCGCGCCCTGGCGGCGGCTCACCGGCCCTTTGGCATCGCGCTGGAACTACGCACTCTGCGGGGTTTCCTGGCATGGTGCCTGGTTGAAAACGAGCTGTCCTGGGCCACCGACCAAGGCGACGTCGCCGCCGGCCGCGCCGCCCTGCACGCGCTGGCCGACGACGCGGTGCGCCGCATCGATCCCTGGCGCGCACCGCCCACGCAGGCGGAGCTGACGCGCCGTCTGCGCGCCGACCTGGATCCGGCGCAGCGCGCGATGCTGGAAGCCTGGGGCTACCCCTACGTTCTCGACACCTTCAAGTTCCACATGACCTTGACGGGCAATCTTGCCGACACGGACCTGGCCGCGGCACGCGCGCAGCTGGAAGCGCTAGGCGCGGGCAAGCTGGACCGTCCCATGCCCGTGGACGCCGTAACCGTCTATGTACAGCCGACACCCGACGCGCCTTTCGTGGTGGGGCGCCACTACGGTTTCGACGGCGCCACGCGTGACGGGGCCGGCGCGCCCTATTTACCAATGGCGAAAGACAAGCAATGA
- the mctP gene encoding monocarboxylate uptake permease MctP, whose amino-acid sequence MASSPDINWTALSVFIFFFALVTVMGFLASRWQRGSGEAHLDEWGLGGRRFGTWITWFLVGGDFYTAYTVIAVPALVYAVGAYGFFALPYTILVYPIVFFIMPRLWRVAHKAGHVTAADVVYARFQSRPLELAIAATGVLATMPYIALQLVGMEVVIKALGLTGELPLTAAFVILALYTYSAGLRAPALIAFVKDLMIYIVVLVAVVLVPLKLGGYGAVFAKAGEAYAAKGGATGLLLKPSQYLPYATLALGSALAAFMYPHTLTGIFASNGEKTIRKNAIYLPAYTLLLGLIAMLGYMAWAAGVKPATPNDTVPALFNALFPSWFTGFAFSAIAIGALVPAAVMSIGAANLFTRNFWKAYVNPQVTPQGEAKVAKIVSLVVKFGALVFILFIPTQYALDLQLLGGLWILQTFPAVVFGLFFNWFRGPSLLIGWAAGLGLGSWMAIADGVKPVHTFVIGGDSYAMYTGLFALAVNIVVAVVVQVVLSLVKPGSGAPQSIGSRA is encoded by the coding sequence ATGGCTTCCTCCCCGGATATCAACTGGACCGCGCTCAGCGTCTTCATTTTCTTCTTCGCCCTGGTGACCGTGATGGGCTTCCTGGCATCGCGCTGGCAGCGCGGTTCGGGCGAAGCGCATCTCGATGAATGGGGCCTGGGCGGCCGCCGCTTCGGCACCTGGATCACCTGGTTCCTGGTAGGTGGCGACTTCTACACGGCCTACACCGTGATCGCCGTGCCGGCCCTGGTCTACGCGGTGGGGGCATACGGCTTCTTCGCCTTGCCCTACACGATTCTGGTCTATCCCATCGTCTTCTTTATCATGCCGCGTCTGTGGCGTGTAGCCCACAAAGCGGGTCACGTGACCGCGGCTGACGTGGTTTACGCGCGTTTCCAGTCGCGTCCGCTGGAGCTCGCCATCGCCGCCACCGGCGTGCTGGCCACCATGCCCTACATCGCCTTGCAGCTGGTCGGCATGGAAGTGGTGATCAAGGCCCTGGGCCTGACCGGCGAGCTGCCCCTGACGGCTGCCTTCGTGATCCTGGCCCTGTACACCTACTCGGCGGGCTTGCGCGCGCCGGCGCTGATCGCCTTCGTCAAGGACCTGATGATCTATATCGTGGTCCTGGTGGCGGTGGTGCTGGTGCCCTTGAAGCTGGGCGGCTACGGCGCGGTGTTCGCCAAGGCGGGTGAGGCCTATGCCGCCAAGGGTGGCGCCACCGGCTTGCTGCTGAAGCCTTCGCAGTACCTGCCCTACGCCACCCTGGCGCTGGGCTCGGCGTTGGCCGCCTTCATGTATCCGCACACGCTCACCGGCATCTTCGCCTCCAACGGCGAGAAGACCATCCGCAAGAATGCGATCTACCTGCCTGCCTACACGCTGCTGCTGGGCTTGATCGCCATGCTGGGCTATATGGCCTGGGCCGCCGGCGTCAAACCGGCAACGCCTAATGACACGGTGCCCGCGTTGTTCAACGCGCTGTTCCCCAGCTGGTTCACGGGCTTCGCGTTCTCGGCCATCGCCATCGGCGCCCTGGTGCCCGCGGCGGTGATGTCGATCGGCGCGGCCAACCTGTTCACGCGCAACTTCTGGAAGGCCTACGTCAACCCGCAAGTGACGCCGCAGGGCGAAGCCAAGGTCGCCAAGATCGTGTCGCTGGTGGTCAAGTTCGGCGCGCTGGTGTTCATTCTCTTCATTCCGACCCAATACGCGCTGGATCTGCAGCTGCTGGGCGGTCTGTGGATTTTGCAAACGTTCCCCGCGGTGGTCTTCGGCCTGTTCTTCAACTGGTTCCGCGGCCCGTCGCTGCTGATCGGTTGGGCAGCCGGCCTGGGCCTCGGTTCGTGGATGGCGATCGCCGACGGCGTCAAGCCGGTTCACACTTTCGTGATCGGCGGCGACAGCTACGCCATGTACACGGGCCTGTTCGCGCTGGCCGTGAACATCGTGGTGGCCGTGGTCGTGCAGGTGGTCCTGAGCCTGGTCAAACCCGGCTCAGGCGCGCCGCAAAGCATCGGCAGCCGTGCCTGA
- a CDS encoding DUF3311 domain-containing protein has translation MKFLLLLPFIGLLWVPFYNQASPELFGFPFFYWYQLLWVPVTAVLTWIVYRSTRDEGDE, from the coding sequence ATGAAGTTTCTTCTACTGCTGCCGTTCATCGGCCTGCTGTGGGTACCGTTCTATAACCAGGCAAGCCCTGAGCTGTTCGGTTTTCCCTTCTTTTATTGGTATCAATTGCTCTGGGTTCCGGTTACCGCCGTGTTGACCTGGATCGTCTACCGCTCCACGCGCGACGAGGGGGACGAATAA
- the phnE gene encoding phosphonate ABC transporter, permease protein PhnE, whose protein sequence is MSVTLSTSPAVRPPRTSLPMMIMWAVILAVLVASWKGADMRPMDLLRDSGNMAQFAKDFFPPNFRDWRMYLDEMLVTIQIAIWGTFLAIVLAVPFSLLCSSNIVPAWVYQPVRRLMDACRAINEMVFAMLFIVAVGLGPFAGVLALWVHTLGVLAKLFSEAVEAIDPRPVEGVRATGANAIEEIVFGVIPQVLPLWISYSLYRFESNVRSASVVGIVGAGGIGMVLWDIIRSFQYAQTCAVMIIIVLFVIAIDMLSARVRRVLI, encoded by the coding sequence ATGAGCGTGACCCTCTCGACTTCTCCCGCCGTGCGTCCGCCCCGGACCTCGCTGCCCATGATGATCATGTGGGCAGTGATTCTGGCCGTGCTGGTTGCTTCCTGGAAGGGCGCCGACATGCGCCCCATGGACCTGCTGCGGGATTCCGGCAACATGGCCCAGTTCGCGAAGGACTTCTTTCCACCCAACTTCCGCGACTGGCGCATGTACCTGGACGAGATGCTGGTCACGATCCAGATCGCCATCTGGGGCACGTTCCTGGCCATCGTACTGGCGGTGCCTTTCAGCCTGCTCTGCTCGTCCAACATCGTGCCGGCCTGGGTCTACCAGCCGGTGCGACGTCTGATGGACGCCTGCCGCGCGATCAACGAGATGGTGTTCGCCATGTTGTTCATCGTGGCGGTGGGGCTGGGGCCGTTCGCCGGCGTGCTGGCCCTGTGGGTGCATACCCTGGGCGTGCTGGCCAAGCTGTTTTCGGAGGCCGTCGAGGCCATCGATCCGCGGCCGGTGGAGGGCGTGCGCGCCACCGGGGCCAATGCCATCGAGGAAATCGTCTTCGGCGTGATTCCTCAGGTCTTGCCGCTGTGGATCTCCTACTCGCTGTATCGCTTCGAATCCAACGTGCGGTCCGCGTCGGTCGTGGGGATCGTAGGCGCCGGCGGTATCGGCATGGTGCTGTGGGACATCATCCGCAGCTTCCAATATGCCCAGACGTGCGCGGTGATGATCATCATCGTCCTGTTCGTGATCGCCATCGACATGCTGTCCGCCCGCGTACGCCGTGTATTGATATAA
- a CDS encoding phosphonate degradation HD-domain oxygenase translates to MSASSCSNAVLDAERIEALFSGYGSAFYGGEAITQTEHALQCAALAEAAGETPAVIVASLLHDVGHLVMAESVSEDMRHQDVGARALEGVFGEDVLAPIRLHVPAKRYLCAVDAAYYETLSQASRDSLALQGGPFTTEQLEAFETLPHFAAAVRLRRYDDLAKVVGASTPDLSHYLRLCTQVMREHA, encoded by the coding sequence ATGAGTGCATCAAGCTGTAGCAACGCGGTGCTGGACGCGGAGCGCATCGAAGCGCTGTTTTCCGGTTACGGTTCAGCCTTCTACGGCGGCGAAGCCATTACGCAGACCGAGCACGCGCTGCAGTGCGCCGCCTTGGCGGAAGCCGCCGGCGAGACGCCGGCGGTCATCGTCGCCAGCCTGCTGCACGACGTGGGTCATCTGGTGATGGCCGAAAGCGTCAGCGAGGACATGCGCCATCAGGATGTGGGCGCCCGCGCGCTGGAAGGCGTGTTCGGGGAAGACGTGCTGGCGCCGATCCGCCTGCACGTGCCCGCCAAGCGCTATCTGTGCGCCGTGGATGCGGCGTATTACGAGACGCTGTCGCAGGCTTCGCGTGACAGCCTGGCCTTGCAAGGCGGGCCGTTCACAACGGAGCAGCTGGAAGCGTTCGAAACCCTGCCGCATTTCGCCGCGGCAGTGCGCCTGCGCCGCTACGACGATCTTGCCAAGGTGGTCGGCGCCTCAACGCCGGACCTGTCGCATTATCTGCGGCTGTGCACGCAAGTGATGCGGGAACACGCCTGA
- the phnC gene encoding phosphonate ABC transporter ATP-binding protein: MTYAIEVKGLSKSFRAADKALDDVSLQIAPGEMVALLGASGSGKSTLLRHLAGFVAADQGEIIVNGQVIQSQGRISRRVRGARAGIGFVFQQFNLVGRLPVITNVLAGMLPRVPMYRSLLRWFRNDEVEVGLQALAQVGIDGYAFQRASTLSGGQQQRAAIARTLVQNARTILADEPIASLDPESSRRVMDTLAQINRSRGVAVVVSLHQVDVALRYCPRVVALRRGKVVYDGPSADLTAAMLRDLYGAELNELMPAAETAAPAPVDGRAVVAAQLAAA, from the coding sequence ATGACCTACGCGATCGAAGTGAAAGGGCTGAGCAAGTCCTTCCGTGCCGCCGACAAGGCGTTGGACGATGTCAGCCTGCAAATCGCGCCCGGAGAGATGGTGGCCCTGCTGGGTGCATCGGGTTCCGGCAAGTCGACGCTGCTGCGGCATCTGGCCGGCTTCGTGGCCGCCGACCAGGGCGAGATCATCGTCAACGGTCAGGTGATCCAGAGCCAGGGTCGCATCAGTCGGCGTGTGCGTGGCGCGCGTGCCGGCATCGGCTTCGTGTTCCAGCAATTCAACCTGGTGGGTCGTCTGCCGGTCATCACGAATGTGTTGGCCGGCATGCTGCCGCGCGTGCCCATGTACCGCAGCCTGCTGCGCTGGTTCCGCAACGATGAGGTCGAAGTCGGTCTGCAGGCCTTGGCCCAAGTTGGTATAGACGGCTACGCGTTTCAGCGTGCTTCGACCTTGTCCGGCGGCCAGCAGCAGCGCGCGGCGATCGCCCGCACGCTGGTGCAGAACGCGCGCACCATCCTGGCCGACGAGCCGATCGCTTCGCTCGATCCGGAATCGTCGCGCCGCGTGATGGACACGCTGGCGCAGATCAACCGCAGCCGCGGCGTGGCCGTGGTGGTGTCGCTGCATCAGGTCGATGTCGCCCTGCGCTATTGCCCGCGCGTGGTGGCCTTGCGGCGCGGCAAGGTGGTGTACGACGGTCCGTCCGCCGACCTCACCGCCGCCATGCTGCGCGATCTGTATGGCGCCGAATTGAACGAATTGATGCCCGCCGCGGAGACCGCTGCTCCCGCGCCTGTCGATGGCCGCGCGGTCGTCGCGGCACAACTGGCGGCGGCCTGA